The following are encoded in a window of Spea bombifrons isolate aSpeBom1 chromosome 2, aSpeBom1.2.pri, whole genome shotgun sequence genomic DNA:
- the UCP2 gene encoding mitochondrial uncoupling protein 2, with protein sequence MVGFKPTDVPPTAAVKFIGAGTAACIADLFTFPLDTAKVRLQIQGETKVPVSMKSAQYKGVFGTISTMVKTEGPRSLFNGLVAGLQRQMSFASVRIGLYDSVKQFYTKGSEHVGIGSRLLAGSTTGAMAVALAQPTDVVKVRFQAQANVSNARRYKGTMDAYKTIAKEEGMRGLWKGTAPNITRNAIVNCTELVTYDLIKDTLLRSNLMSDNLPCHFTSAFGAGFCTTVIASPVDVVKTRYMNSAKGQYNSALNCALTMLKKEGPMAFYKGFMPSFLRLGSWNVVMFVTYEQLKRAMMSARVSWESPI encoded by the exons ATGGTTGGATTCAAACCCACAGACGTCCCGCCTACAGCCGCGGTGAAGTTCATCGGCGCCGGCACCGCCGCTTGCATAGCCGACCTCTTTACCTTCCCGCTCGACACGGCCAAGGTCCGGCTGCAG ATCCAAGGCGAGACCAAAGTCCCGGTCAGCATGAAGTCCGCCCAGTACAAGGGCGTCTTTGGCACCATCTCCACAATGGTGAAGACCGAGGGCCCGAGGAGCCTCTTCAATGGCCTGGTGGCCGGCCTCCAGCGTCAGATGAGCTTCGCGTCGGTCCGCATCGGCCTTTACGACTCCGTGAAACAGTTCTACACCAAAGGGTCTGAGC ATGTTGGCATCGGCAGCCGGCTCCTTGCCGGAAGCACCACCGGTGCCATGGCCGTCGCTTTGGCTCAGCCCACGGATGTGGTGAAGGTACGATTTCAGGCCCAGGCCAACGTTTCCAATGCCAGACGCTACAAGGGAACCATGGATGCCTACAAAACCATCGCCAAAGAGGAGGGCATGCGCGGCCTCTGGAAAG GTACCGCGCCAAATATCACCAGAAACGCCATCGTCAACTGCACAGAGCTGGTGACTTATGACCTCATCAAGGACACCCTGCTGAGATCCAACCTCATGTCTG ATAATCTCCCGTGTCATTTTACCTCCGCGTTCGGAGCTGGTTTCTGCACCACTGTGATCGCGTCCCCTGTCGATGTAGTGAAGACAAGATACATGAACTCTGCCAAGGGCCAGTACAACAGTGCCCTGAACTGCGCCCTCACCATGCTCAAAAAGGAGGGTCCCATGGCCTTCTACAAAGG CTTCATGCCATCTTTCCTGAGACTGGGCTCTTGGAACGTCGTCATGTTCGTGACCTACGAGCAGCTGAAGAGGGCCATGATGTCCGCCCGCGTCTCCTGGGAATCTCCTATTTGA
- the DNAJB13 gene encoding dnaJ homolog subfamily B member 13, producing the protein MGQDYYSVLEITHSAGDTDIKKAYRKLALKFHPLKNKEPAAPHRFRQIAEAYDVLSDHRKKATYDKFGEEGLKGGIPSEFGGEDAWTGGYVFHGNPERTFREFFGGDNPFADFFTPEGREVNTGFGGLRGRGVKVQDPPVERDLYLSLEDLFFGCTKKIKITRRVMNEDGHTSSIRDKILSIDVHPGWSQGTKITFPKEGDQGPNIIPADIIFIVKEKPHPRFKRQGDDLIYTANIDLGRALTGCTVEINTLDERILNIPVNDIVHPKYSKVVPGEGMRLATDHNLKGDLIIQFDIRFPEHLTPHKKQLLRKALLA; encoded by the exons ataccgGAAACTGGCCTTGAAGTTCCACCcgttaaagaataaagaaccGGCAGCTCCTCACCGATTCCGGCAGATTGCCGAAGCTTACGACGTGCTGAGTGACC acagaaaaaaagCCACCTACGATAAGTTCGGAGAGGAGGGTCTAAAAGGCGGAATCCCCTCTGAATTCGGTGGAGAGGATGCCTGGACCGGCGGTTACGTCTTCCACGGGAACCCCGAGAGGACGTTCAGGGAGTTCTTTGGAGGAGACAATCCATTTGCAG attTCTTCACGCCGGAGGGCAGAGAAGTGAATACGGGCTTCGGGGGGCTTCGAGGGCGAGGCGTGAAAGTGCAGGACCCTCCGGTTGAGAGAGATCTGTATCTGTCTCTGGAGGACTTGTTCTTCGGCTGCACCAAGAAGATCAAAATCACCCGCAGG GTGATGAATGAGGACGGTCATACCTCCAGCATCAGAGACAAGATCCTGTCGATCGACGTCCATCCTGGATGGAGCCAGGGGACGAAAATTACTTTTCCAAAGGAAGGGGACCAG GGCCCCAACATCATCCCGGCCGACATCATCTTCATTGTGAAAGAAAAACCTCACCCACGATTTAAAAGACAGGGGGACGATTTAATCTACACAGCAAACATCGATCTGGGGAGG GCGCTGACCGGCTGCACGGTGGAAATAAATACGCTGGATGAGCGGATCCTGAATATCCCCGTCAACGACATCGTTCA CCCGAAATACAGCAAGGTGGTCCCCGGAGAAGGAATGAGGCTCGCCACGGACCACAACCTGAAAGGCGACCTTATTATCCAGTTCGATATCCGCTTCCCGGAGCACCTGACGCCGCACAAGAAGCAGCTACTTCGTAAGGCGCTGCTCGCATAG